From the Clostridium sp. Marseille-P299 genome, one window contains:
- a CDS encoding mechanosensitive ion channel family protein, which produces MKELIFLQAVDIEQKMSELDKLWDKFWPAAQSFLIKLAVSIIVFIISKKLLKLFLNLTRKGLERAKFDLGVAHFITSVLQVLAYILIITMIADILGLPTTSFVAILGSAGLAIGLALQGSLSNFAGGVLLLVLKPFRVGDYIIVGVLEGTVTAVDIFYTKIITSDNRLVVLPNGSLSNSNITNVTNEPNRRLDLIIPIGYDDDIRTVKDELNNIILRHELILKEKNMDIFVNAFGDDAVEIAIRVWVAKENYLTVKSELLETIKYMFDEKGFSIPYRKMDIVITNNKES; this is translated from the coding sequence ATGAAAGAACTCATTTTTTTACAAGCAGTTGATATTGAACAAAAGATGTCAGAACTTGATAAGCTATGGGATAAATTTTGGCCAGCAGCACAAAGTTTTTTAATTAAATTAGCGGTTTCAATTATTGTGTTTATCATAAGTAAAAAATTATTGAAACTTTTTTTAAACTTAACAAGAAAAGGACTTGAACGAGCCAAGTTTGATTTAGGAGTAGCTCATTTTATAACTTCTGTGTTACAAGTATTAGCATACATTTTAATAATTACTATGATTGCAGATATACTTGGGCTACCAACAACATCTTTTGTTGCAATTCTTGGATCTGCTGGTTTAGCAATTGGCTTAGCTTTACAAGGGAGTCTTAGTAACTTTGCAGGTGGTGTATTACTATTAGTACTAAAGCCATTTCGAGTAGGCGATTATATTATTGTAGGAGTATTAGAAGGTACTGTTACAGCAGTTGATATCTTTTATACAAAAATTATTACTTCAGATAATAGACTAGTAGTGTTACCAAATGGTTCATTATCAAATAGTAATATTACCAATGTAACGAATGAACCAAATCGAAGACTGGATTTAATAATACCCATTGGCTATGATGATGATATAAGAACTGTAAAAGATGAATTAAATAATATCATATTAAGACATGAGTTAATCTTAAAGGAAAAGAACATGGATATTTTTGTGAATGCATTTGGTGATGATGCAGTAGAAATAGCGATTCGTGTGTGGGTGGCAAAGGAGAATTATTTAACTGTAAAATCTGAGCTGTTAGAAACCATTAAGTACATGTTTGATGAGAAGGGATTTTCTATACCATATCGTAAAATGGATATTGTTATAACAAATAATAAGGAATCCTAG